The Tenebrio molitor chromosome 5, icTenMoli1.1, whole genome shotgun sequence genome has a segment encoding these proteins:
- the LOC138130665 gene encoding macrophage metalloelastase-like, whose protein sequence is MMAVKYSWHVLLLVLFILLRFSKEEEIDAKQHLHAYGFLNSTSADAKTLKTAIKKYQQLFGLEVTGSLNADTKKKMASRRCGRPKNIPEFASEVDKWQKLVVTYKIQNWSQPFTEQLIKQFFQNSIQVWTKNVNLQITESRSNSGDINIYFTEQDGPSNILGYAFFPENGDIFFDSAEDWTVTGSLAAERTYFGWVAAHELGHALGLPHSENRRSIMFPYYSSTVKKPSYYDINNLKALYGEASLNNSIFCKGDSIDALLNIDGNIVIKGDQYWTVTDAQLHSGPFSLDLLHPQIPNNISAAFSVHNVVYFLKDDVFYKYKLKNKKLSKKLISVGFDKLPSNIDAAFFETKSKTIYFFKGNNYYMFDITGSVGKRLMVKDKKISSDWQGLPDDLEAATLLKENRALFIKGSRCYITDVVSKTVLDNQDCTSMFYNC, encoded by the exons ATGATGGCTGTCAAATATTCTTGGCACGTTTTGTTGTTAGtactatttattttgttacgaTTTAGTAAAGAAGAAGAAATCGATGCAAAG CAACATTTACACGCATATGGTTTCTTAAATTCTACGAGTGCTGACGCCAAAACGTTAAAAAccgcaataaaaaaatatcaacaacTATTTGGATTGGAAGTAACAG GAAGCTTAAATGCAGataccaagaaaaaaatggCTTCACGTCGTTGTGGTAGACCGAAAAATATTCCAGAATTTGCAAGCGAAG TCGATAAATGGCAAAAATTAGTTGTAAcgtataaaattcaaaattggaGTCAGCCCTTTACTGAACAATTGATCAAACAATTTTTCCAGAACTCAATACAAGTTTGGACGAAAAATGTTAATCTACAGATAACTGAATCTAGATCTAACAGTGGTGacattaacatttattttaccgAACAAGACGGACCTTCAAATATTTTGGGTTATGCTTTTTTTCCT GAAAATGgagatatattttttgacagcgCCGAAGATTGGACTGTCACAGGTTCTCTTGCAGCCGAGCGAACTTATTTTGGTTGGGTTGCAGCCCATGAGTTGGGACATGCTTTAGGTCTACCACATTCAGAAAACAGGCGGTCAATTATGTTTCCCTATTACTCATCAACAGTTAAGAAACCATCATATTATGACATCAACAATCTAAAAGCTTTGTATGGCGAGGCATCgttaaataattcaatattttgTAAAGGAGATTCGATAGATGCATTATTAAATATCGACGGTAATATTGTCATTAAGGGCGACCAATACTGGACAGTGACTGACGCACAATTACACTCTGGTCCTTTTTCGCTCGATTTGCTTCATCCACAAATACCTAACAATATCAGTGCCGCCTTTTCTGTACATaatgttgtttattttctaaagGACGACGtgttttataaatacaagCTTAAAAATAAGAAACTTTCGAAAAAGCTCATCTCCGTAGGTTTTGACAAACTACCATCGAACATTGACGCTGCATTTTTCGAGACCAAAAGTAAAACCATATATTTCTTTAAAG gaaaCAATTACTATATGTTCGATATCACCGGATCTGTTGGAAAACGGTTGATGGtgaaagacaaaaaaatatcaagtgaTTGGCAGGGGCTTCCTGATGACCTAGAAGCTGCAACATTACTGAAAGAAAACAGAGCTTTGTTTATAAAAGGCTCCAGGTGCTATATAACGGATGTAGTTTCTAAAACAGTTTTAGATAATCAAGATTGCACTTCTATGTTTTATAACTGTTGA